The following nucleotide sequence is from Bactrocera oleae isolate idBacOlea1 chromosome 2, idBacOlea1, whole genome shotgun sequence.
atattttatctataatatatgatctgtaatatatagtatttaatCAATAATCactaatctataatctataatgtATAATCTACAATTTAAAATCTATAATCTGTAATCTATCGTCTTTAATCTATAATgagtaatatatacaataatatataacatataatctgcctataatctataatctataatctgtAATCTATAGTCTTTAATCTATGATCagtaatctataatctataatatataatcttcaatttacaatttataatctataatttataatttataatcagTAAtgtataatctataatctataatctagaatctataatatataatctacaatctataatctataatctgtAATCTATAATctttaatctataatctataatcagTAATCGATAATATATAATCTATCTATATTCTATAATCCGTAatctataatatttaatctaTAATCAGTaatctataatttataatatataatctatctacaatataatctataatctaatatgtaatatataccaaatattatTCTTATACGACTCACCCATGATGCGCCAATCCTGAATCTGATAAAGAGTTGGTCATTTGCGGGCCTGGCGGTGGTGGCAAAAATAGCGGACAACCACCACCCCCATCACCGCCACCTTCATCACGAAAGGCAGCCATACGCCGCATATTAGCGCGCTTGCTTTGCACATCAACTTCATTAGCTTCCTCAATCATGCGATCCAGCTTTTCAATAGCTTTTGTTTGTTTCGCGGCGAGAAACGCTTTACGTGCTGCTTTGGACATAGGTAGTGGAGCCGAATTAGAACGAATCGGTGGCGAACACGGTGACAGCGATTCTCGTGATGATGTACGACTGCTGCCGAATGATATGTCGTTGTTTGTCATCTTGGTCTTTGCGGTTGACGTTGTCGGCATTGTAACTGCAGTGGCCTTAGGTATGATCGGCACTGGTATAGAGGCCACAGAAGAGTTTAAAATATTGGTTGCCTGAGATTTTTGCTGTTTTAATTGCTGCTTTGGCGAAATAGCTGGTTCTTGTGATATAGTTAGGCTACGTGAAAATGTGATTTTTCTAATTAGAAAGAGAAGTTATTCAGACGAGTATAACAACGAATAAAAAAGTACATAAATAAAACATGGTAAATATCATAGCAGAAAAGAGTGGTTAAATTGAATTCTTGTTTTGTAGTCGTAACACCTCAAATTTCAAAGTTGGGTTATTCAAATTATACATGTCAGCGATATCGATCACTCCCATATTTTGTTAATGATTTATTAATCGAGAACACCAACCAAAAACCATATCTCAATGGAGCAGAAAGAAGCGATATTTCGGAAAGATTTATGGACACTTTTGCGCCAGCAACCGTGAAGACTAAAAAGAGTAATATTTTGagctaacatattatataatgtgaagttttcaattaaattacagCGTCTGTACGGATTGGGTCTTGTCCACATTAAGATCTGGAAGGAACAAAACAATAGCACTTCGGCGCTTGttttaacttaataaaaataaattaactaataTTAAGAAAGAGTAGAACAACAGTAATGAAAGAACGCTCCAGTTCCTAATATACATTTTGGTCGGTGAGAGGAAAAGTTAATTGCAATACTAGATATGTGGAACAATTTTGGTTAGCCAAGAtcgtttttaataatattagttacaagaaaattaaaatttaatattcaaacgTAATTCGAGAGACacttacaaataatttatttcggcTAAAAATTCTTGCGACGAGTTTGAAAATCAATTTCCACTCACAAACACGCTTGACTTGCACCCATTGTGACTATACCTACCTAGCCTTTGATTTTTCCAACGACGCTGACGATGTGGTTGGTGCCACTTTGCAGGTGACAGTTTCTCGTGGCGGTGCTGTCGACGGTGGGGTAATCTGATCCATAGCAGCCAACTCTTCGGGTGTAAATTGATCCGGATTATTTGGTCGTGGTTTGGACGGTGCGCTACCTATGCGAAAAGTAGGTGCTGGACTATATGGACAAAGCGATGAGGTGGTGCCACTATTGACCAATGAACTGCGTGAGTATTGCAAATCTTCTAAAAATTCTTCAGTATCCAATATGAGCGAACCGAAAATGTCGCTGGGTGTACGCATAAAAACATGACCCATAGAATTGGAGCGCGATTCACGACCACACTCATTGCTACCAAATGAATTGCGTACCGGTGAATTTGCTATGCTGCGTCGCGCTATATCTGTGAAGGTTACAGGTGAGTAAATACGACCACGTTCCTTACCAGCGCTGGTCTGTGGTGGTGACGTCGTACTTGCCGCGCTCGCTGCATCCATTGAATTGATCATAGCACTTGTAGCATTAGCCAACTGCATACGCTCCACCGAACCAATAACCGGTTGAGCAGCAGCTGGCATAATTGCTTTTAAAGTTTGCGAAACACTCAAACGACGGTCGGATGTGAAGACTGCTGCAGACGGAATTGAGGTCGCAGCAGTTACTGTTGGTGCTGTAAACGTTGAAATTGGGTGGAAAAGTTCGGGTGGCAATTCTAATGATTTCCGATTTTCACGCTCTTCCAACCAGTATGTCTTCATTGGACCCTTCCCTTTGACATCGATTTCACCGCGTTCCGTTAGCTTATAATAAGGGCTAAGAAATTTTTTCGCCGGCTCGGAGACGTGAACTTTCATTGCAGAGCCCGTGGATTCCATACGTGATGCCGTATTCACCGAATCACCAAAGAGACAATATCGCGGCATTTTTAAGCCAACAATACCCGCAACCACTGCACCGGAATGCACACCGACACGTATGCGCAAATGCTGACCCGTTGATGGATCTTTCAGATCAGTGATGGCATCCACCATATCTAAGGCCATATCACAAACTTTATCCGCATGATTGACAGACTTTTCTGGCGCACCCGACACAACCATGTAGGCATCACCAATTGTTTCTACTTTGTAGACATTATTTCTTTCGGTTAGCGTGTCGAATATAGAATACATAGCATTTAACATGGAAACCACCTCCATGGGTGTGATGCGACTGCAGATTTCGGTGAATGTAACAACATCAGCGAAAAGTATAGAAACACAGTCGAACATCTGTAAGAGATGAAATGGTGGCGAAATCGTGTTAAGCCTTAGCCAATtatggtattttaaattttggaatCATCACCTCACACGTGTCAATAGGATTCTCTCCGCGTCTCAAACGATCAGCCACCTGCTTAGGTATCATTTGGTAAAGCAACTCATCTGTACGTCTCATTTCTTCGTCCAGTTTGCGCATAGACTCTTCCAGTTTCTTTGACTTTTGTTGTTCCTGATCGAGCGCTAATTTGAGTTCGACTGACTGCTGCGTGCCGGCCAACATGAGATCTCTGAAGATATCAATGGAGTATTAATAAAGTAAAGACTGTAAAGACAATCTTTTATTTACCTGCTGAAGTCGTGCATTGACAAATCGTTAATATAAAGGCCCGTTGTTATGAGTGAGTTGAGATCAGGCATAACTggtgtaccaagaaacatgatCATACGCCAATTCTCCATGTAGACCATTTGACCTGAAGTCAAAGTTAGGTTTATGTATTATTCAATTGGAGCTTCTATCGAAAAtaatctgaaaactttagtaaaATGCTGTCGACGTGTTTGTGTTGtatagacatttttttaaatcaaaaaaaatatggaataatTAAGAATTAGTATGGTGGATGTGATTC
It contains:
- the Gyc88E gene encoding soluble guanylate cyclase 88E isoform X2, yielding MYGLLLENLSEYIKSVYGEEKWEDIRRQAGIDSPSFSVHQVYPENMLNKLAKKAQQVLGVSEHEFMDQMGVYFVGFVGQYGYDRVLSVLGRHMRDFLNGLDNLHEYLKFSYPRMRAPSFICENETRQGLTLHYRSKRRGFVYYTMGQIREVARHFYHKEMHIELVREEILFDTVHVTFQLTFDNRAFTLASLAMTREEKHLPISAHVLFEIFPFCIVFGADMVVRSIGNSLMVILPDLLGQKITAWFDLVRPLIAFKFQTILNRTNNIFELVTVEPVTDRVDIQPSTELLLHDDGSEPEKTLRLKGQMVYMENWRMIMFLGTPVMPDLNSLITTGLYINDLSMHDFSRDLMLAGTQQSVELKLALDQEQQKSKKLEESMRKLDEEMRRTDELLYQMIPKQVADRLRRGENPIDTCEMFDCVSILFADVVTFTEICSRITPMEVVSMLNAMYSIFDTLTERNNVYKVETIGDAYMVVSGAPEKSVNHADKVCDMALDMVDAITDLKDPSTGQHLRIRVGVHSGAVVAGIVGLKMPRYCLFGDSVNTASRMESTGSAMKVHVSEPAKKFLSPYYKLTERGEIDVKGKGPMKTYWLEERENRKSLELPPELFHPISTFTAPTVTAATSIPSAAVFTSDRRLSVSQTLKAIMPAAAQPVIGSVERMQLANATSAMINSMDAASAASTTSPPQTSAGKERGRIYSPVTFTDIARRSIANSPVRNSFGSNECGRESRSNSMGHVFMRTPSDIFGSLILDTEEFLEDLQYSRSSLVNSGTTSSLCPYSPAPTFRIGSAPSKPRPNNPDQFTPEELAAMDQITPPSTAPPRETVTCKVAPTTSSASLEKSKASLTISQEPAISPKQQLKQQKSQATNILNSSVASIPVPIIPKATAVTMPTTSTAKTKMTNNDISFGSSRTSSRESLSPCSPPIRSNSAPLPMSKAARKAFLAAKQTKAIEKLDRMIEEANEVDVQSKRANMRRMAAFRDEGGGDGGGGCPLFLPPPPGPQMTNSLSDSGLAHHGHNHNYSQMHYATCHHAHEPKMSNSHSFSHTRATAHQCCTGYNHSNGRHRMHSNACQLL
- the Gyc88E gene encoding soluble guanylate cyclase 88E isoform X1, which produces MYGLLLENLSEYIKSVYGEEKWEDIRRQAGIDSPSFSVHQVYPENMLNKLAKKAQQVLGVSEHEFMDQMGVYFVGFVGQYGYDRVLSVLGRHMRDFLNGLDNLHEYLKFSYPRMRAPSFICENETRQGLTLHYRSKRRGFVYYTMGQIREVARHFYHKEMHIELVREEILFDTVHVTFQLTFDNRAFTLASLAMTREEKHLPISAHVLFEIFPFCIVFGADMVVRSIGNSLMVILPDLLGQKITAWFDLVRPLIAFKFQTILNRTNNIFELVTVEPVTDRVDIQPSTELLLHDDGSEPEKTLRLKGQMVYMENWRMIMFLGTPVMPDLNSLITTGLYINDLSMHDFSRDLMLAGTQQSVELKLALDQEQQKSKKLEESMRKLDEEMRRTDELLYQMIPKQVADRLRRGENPIDTCEMFDCVSILFADVVTFTEICSRITPMEVVSMLNAMYSIFDTLTERNNVYKVETIGDAYMVVSGAPEKSVNHADKVCDMALDMVDAITDLKDPSTGQHLRIRVGVHSGAVVAGIVGLKMPRYCLFGDSVNTASRMESTGSAMKVHVSEPAKKFLSPYYKLTERGEIDVKGKGPMKTYWLEERENRKSLELPPELFHPISTFTAPTVTAATSIPSAAVFTSDRRLSVSQTLKAIMPAAAQPVIGSVERMQLANATSAMINSMDAASAASTTSPPQTSAGKERGRIYSPVTFTDIARRSIANSPVRNSFGSNECGRESRSNSMGHVFMRTPSDIFGSLILDTEEFLEDLQYSRSSLVNSGTTSSLCPYSPAPTFRIGSAPSKPRPNNPDQFTPEELAAMDQITPPSTAPPRETVTCKVAPTTSSASLEKSKARKITFSRSLTISQEPAISPKQQLKQQKSQATNILNSSVASIPVPIIPKATAVTMPTTSTAKTKMTNNDISFGSSRTSSRESLSPCSPPIRSNSAPLPMSKAARKAFLAAKQTKAIEKLDRMIEEANEVDVQSKRANMRRMAAFRDEGGGDGGGGCPLFLPPPPGPQMTNSLSDSGLAHHGHNHNYSQMHYATCHHAHEPKMSNSHSFSHTRATAHQCCTGYNHSNGRHRMHSNACQLL